Proteins co-encoded in one Candida albicans SC5314 chromosome 3, complete sequence genomic window:
- the AFG3 gene encoding AAA family ATPase (Similar to S. cerevisiae Afg3p, a subunit of the mitochondrial inner membrane m-AAA protease; likely to be essential for growth, based on an insertional mutagenesis strategy), translating into MLAVNSARLLNRAIISRPVLYRSAIPRHFSTYTPLAFRTSRQLFNKSNNDNKKSNNNDHEKDSERKPKKDQNKDEEEQLREELKKKFAAKHPGTNPDNLKIYKFDLRTLGNYVLLFGSTILTFYLINRTSESEIQQLTFQDFITNYIEKGLVTKLTVVNKAVVEAELIPGAVSNISHNRNGKPYVVFTIGSLEFFEDEMNKVQDRLKIPINERLPVVYEDHTSWLSYIMPILPTVLLIGGLYYLTMRRMPGGAGGAGGAGGPGGIFKIGKSKAKLFNQENEVKIKFKDVAGCDESKEEIMEFVKFLQDPHKYEKLGAKIPRGAILSGPPGTGKTLLAKATAGEAGVPFLSVSGSEFVEMFVGVGASRVRDLFKTAREMAPAIIFVDEIDAIGKERGNGRMGGNDERENTLNQLLVEMDGFDTTDHVVVLAGTNRPDILDKALLRPGRFDRHISIDVPDVEGRKQIFKVHLNKLKLKSVQDIDAKQKDVDFSKYQQLKNEEIEKLAGRLAALTPGFAGADIANCCNEGALIAAREDAPAVDTYHFEQAIERVIAGLEKKSRILSPEEKKTVAYHEAGHAICGWFLQYADPLVKVSIIPRGQGALGYAQYLPKDQYLTSQEQFKHRMIMTLGGRVSEELHFDTVTSGASDDFKKITQMAQQMILKLGMSDKLGQICYDTSSDNGNGFKVHHNYSETTARIIDEEVKRLIDESYEACHKLLTEKLDLVDKVAEELFKKEVLTREDMIKICGPRPFPERNDAFDKYLQGEDAFKGKPKSKDQNSNDDGASSPSSAPETA; encoded by the coding sequence ATGTTGGCTGTAAACTCTGCAAGGCTTCTAAATAGAGCTATTATATCACGACCAGTGCTTTATCGTTCAGCTATACCACGTCATTTTTCTACTTATACCCCACTTGCATTCAGAACTTCAAGacaattattcaataaatccAATAACGACAATAAGAAATCTAATAACAATGATCATGAAAAGGATTCAGAAAGAAAACCAAAGAAGGATCAAAacaaagatgaagaagaacagCTTCGTGAAGaattaaagaagaaatttgCCGCAAAACATCCTGGAACTAACCCAGATAATcttaaaatttataaatttgatttgaggACTTTGGGCAATTAcgtattattatttggttcaacaattttgaCATTCTATCTTATAAACAGGACATCAGAATCGgaaattcaacaattgacGTTCCAAGATTTTATCACCAATTATATCGAGAAAGGATTAGTAACCAAGTTAACTGTTGTTAATAAGGCTGTTGTCGAAGCGGAATTAATCCCTGGTGCTGTTTCCAATATAAGTCATAATAGAAATGGTAAACCTTATGTCGTATTCACTATTGGGTCATTAGAAttttttgaagatgaaatgAATAAAGTCCAAGATAGATTGAAAATCCCTATAAATGAAAGATTACCAGTTGTATATGAAGATCATACATCCTGGTTAAGTTACATAATGCCAATTTTGCCAACAGTGTTGTTAATAGGAGGATTGTACTATTTGACTATGAGAAGAATGCCTGGTGGTGCCGGCGGTGCtggtggtgctggtggTCCAGGAggtatttttaaaattgggAAATCAAAAGCTAAATTGTTCAACCAAGAAAATGAAGTCAAGATCAAATTCAAGGATGTTGCTGGATGTGACGAAtctaaagaagaaattatgGAATTTGTCAAGTTTTTACAAGACCCTCacaaatatgaaaaattaggTGCAAAAATCCCTCGTGGGGCAATTTTATCTGGTCCACCAGGTACTGGTAAAACATTGTTAGCCAAGGCTACTGCTGGTGAAGCAGGAGTTCCATTTTTGTCTGTTTCGGGTTCTGAGTTTGTCGAAATGTTTGTTGGTGTAGGTGCTTCTCGTGTCCgtgatttatttaaaacTGCCCGTGAAATGGCTCCTGCTATTATATTcgttgatgaaattgatgcaATTGGTAAAGAAAGAGGAAATGGGAGAATGGGTGGTAATGATGAACGTGAAAACacattaaatcaattgttggtGGAAATGGATGGGTTTGATACAACTGAccatgttgttgttttggcTGGTACTAATAGACCAGATATTTTGGATAAGGCTTTGTTAAGACCAGGGAGATTTGATAGacatatttcaattgatgtACCTGATGTTGAAGGTCGTAAACAGATTTTTAAAGTCCATTTAAATAAActcaaattgaaaagtgTCCAAGATATTGATGccaaacaaaaagatgttgatttttccaaataccaacaattgaaaaatgaagagattgaaaaattggcaGGAAGATTGGCTGCGTTGACTCCAGGTTTTGCTGGTGCTGATATTGCCAATTGTTGTAATGAAGGGGCTTTGATTGCTGCCAGAGAGGACGCACCTGCCGTTGATACTTATCATTTTGAACAGGCCATAGAAAGAGTTATTGCTGGattagaaaagaaatctcGTATTTTGTCTCctgaagaaaagaaaactgTTGCTTATCATGAAGCAGGACATGCAATTTGTGGATGGTTTTTGCAATACGCTGATCCATTGGTTAAAGTGTCTATTATCCCTCGTGGTCAAGGTGCCTTAGGATATGCTCAATATTTGCCAAAAGACCAATATTTGACTTCACAGGAGCAGTTCAAGCACAGAATGATTATGACTTTGGGCGGCAGAGTGTCTGAAGAATTGCATTTTGATACCGTTACCAGTGGTGCTTctgatgatttcaaaaagatCACCCAAATGGCTCAACAAATGATCTTGAAATTAGGTATGTCAGATAAATTGGGTCAAATTTGTTATGACACTAGCAGtgataatggtaatggATTCAAAGTTCACCATAATTATTCCGAAACCACAGCTCgtattattgatgaagaagttaaacgattgattgatgaatcaTATGAAGCTTGCCATAAATTGTTGACTGAAAAACTAGATTTAGTAGATAAAGTTGCTGAAGAGCTATTTAAGAAAGAAGTATTAACTAGAGAGGATATGATTAAGATTTGTGGTCCAAGACCTTTCCCAGAAAGAAATGATGCCTTTGACAAATACCTTCAAGGTGAAGATGCATTCAAGGGgaaaccaaaatcaaaagacCAAAATAGCAACGATGATGGTGCGTCTTCCCCATCGTCTGCTCCAGAAACCGCATAA
- a CDS encoding uncharacterized protein (Protein of unknown function; expression downregulated in an ssr1 null mutant), translating to MNTGIENDFKYLHSRNLQQLPNNNTKNPSQNIPYNYPSSDEDIEDEYYSDDESQNQLDYEINQLINQQNEKQFKNKFKQLENQSLQRFKSQWDAIIDKYSKIDDSTQSDEIDIVTGELITNNGHLDKLNQNHNQKGDITKMDIWRQDYGQQLENWRQRDFRMKKQAKQRKNEQRQILKKLDLFNKPIYGYPKFEKLEENDFLKQSPTKNKVPSGIESDESPTKKRRVFTDKKVVSKNSNYLEFSDDDDEEVENKSLYTKTVIAHGKLYKRESDNVLYGSSADTFSPYIDRQSFRPESNELQSEDSQDYESNLSSDISDDEYDDETYQSIIINDKKYSPKFKEHFDESETESISETPQPQTSSEETPGLSSQTEEISPSPHPESSFDDEYSIIEEPYYFLDVKSLPLPTIFNCAFIKCHYCTGNKKLYELHLLQSHSSTLAEMGYPINLNSQNAAYENSNTDSDKENHKIEFTRDITDVDLDKLYQVFPKTYKLPPQKEALTCGKELANGQTCQKFYLVQEQLDQHQEAGDECSDKRQVLFCPILGCGYLTDGGYKEWREHMITANHSQEETAEKETKKENLEKLISRPIATRKVSVKVPKFTETDFKVSFIDQGYESIDELFN from the coding sequence atgaataccggtattgaaaatgatttcaAGTATCTACATAGTCGTAACCTTCAACAACTtcccaacaacaacaccaaaaacCCTTCTCAAAATATACCCTACAATTACCCGTCATCCGATGAAGATATAGAAGATGAATATTATTCTGATGATGAATCTCAAAATCAGTTAGATTATGAGATCAACCAATTaataaaccaacaaaacGAGAAgcaattcaaaaacaagttcaaacaattggaaaaccAAAGTCTACAACGATTCAAATCTCAATGGGATGCTATAATCGATAAATATAGCAAAATTGATGACTCTACACAAAGTGATGAAATCGATATCGTCACGGGAGAACTAATAACCAACAATGGACATTTagataaattgaatcaaaatcataATCAAAAAGGAGACATTACTAAGATGGATATTTGGAGACAAGATTACGGtcaacaattggaaaattggAGACAACGTGATTTCCGAATGAAAAAACAAGCTAAACAACGCAAAAATGAACAACGACAaatattaaagaaattagatCTATTTAATAAACCAATATATGGATATCcgaaatttgaaaaacttgaagaaaatgattttCTCAAACAGTCTCCAACAAAGAATAAGGTACCAAGCGGGATAGAGTCTGATGAATCACCCACTAAAAAGAGAAGAGTTTTCACTGATAAAAAAGTGGTTtctaaaaattcaaattatttagAGTTTCtggatgatgatgacgagGAAGTTGAGAATAAGTCACTATACACCAAGACTGTAATTGCACATGGAAAACTTTACAAAAGAGAGTCAGATAATGTGCTATATGGGTCATCTGCTGATACTTTTTCTCCCTATATTGATAGACAGTCGTTTCGGCCAGAATCCAATGAACTACAAAGCGAAGACTCACAAGATTATGAATCTAATCTATCGTCCGACATTTCAGATGATGAGTACGACGATGAAACTTATCAATctataataattaatgataaaaaatatAGTCCAAAATTTAAAGAACATTTTGATGAATCAGAAACCGAATCAATTTCAGAAACACCTCAACCACAAACTTCTTCAGAAGAAACACCTGGACTTTCATCTCAAACTGAAGAAATCTCACCGTCGCCACATCCAGAATCCAGTTTTGATGACGAATATCTGATTATTGAGGAGCCTTACTATTTTTTGGATGTGAAGTCACTTCCATTGCCCactattttcaattgtgcGTTTATAAAATGCCATTATTGTACgggaaataaaaaactaTATGAATTACATCTTTTGCAATCACACAGTTCGACTTTGGCAGAAATGGGCTatccaattaatttaaatagTCAGAATGCTGCCTACGAAAATAGCAACACTGATAGCGATAAAGAAAACCATAAGATTGAATTTACTAGAGACATTACTGACGTTGATTTGGATAAGCTATATCAGGTATTTCCAAAAACGTACAAATTACCGCCACAAAAGGAAGCATTAACTTGCGGCAAAGAATTAGCTAATGGACAAACATGTCAAAAGTTTTATTTGGTGCAAGAACAGCTCGATCAACATCAAGAAGCTGGTGATGAATGTAGTGATAAACGTcaagttttattttgtcCAATACTTGGATGTGGATACTTAACAGATGGTGGGTATAAGGAATGGAGAGAGCATATGATTACTGCAAACCATTCTCAAGAAGAAACAGCTGAAAAAGAGACCAAAAAGGAAAACTTGGAAAAGTTGATTTCTCGACCTATTGCAACGAGAAAAGTATCAGTGAAAGTACCTAAATTTACTGAAACAGATTTTAAAGTATCTTTTATAGACCAAGGATATGAATCAATAGAtgaattattcaattga
- a CDS encoding uncharacterized protein (Ortholog(s) have role in mitochondrial respiratory chain complex IV assembly and mitochondrial intermembrane space, nucleus localization), with protein MKPEPSTTTETIEEKKEQWEEEAEEEEDDEPDEWDQRIINTGCHKENLKLQLCHADTGDWRQCTKELQAFKECWDKNKNNERTSTVDN; from the coding sequence ATGAAGCCTGAACCATCGACCACAACTGAAACAATagaggaaaagaaagagcaatgggaagaagaagctgaagaagaggaagatgATGAACCCGATGAATGGGATCAAAGAATAATTAATACTGGTTGCCATAAAgagaatttaaaattacAATTGTGCCATGCTGATACTGGTGATTGGAGGCAATGTACGAAAGAATTGCAAGCTTTCAAAGAATGCTGGGATaagaataaaaacaatgaaAGAACCCTGACAGTTGATAACTGA
- a CDS encoding uncharacterized protein (Protein with a predicted SWI/SNF-related matrix-associated actin-dependent regulator of chromatin subfamily domain; Hap43-repressed gene): MSLNKNIKQKVVAITNDLEKLIPIGTLNFFNLPLDITDLQGVKPSYITPKLDNDLQQWSWLDIDYIIYLLSINHKSINPILFTLKYLLEKSYIQAIYKVVKVTRSYNRSDGTKSIDYLFSMCRIRLYSIPADVEGARHIREYRQLQSKSLKLDRQYASHFEQLLKYLDFSHSNWFIGKQLSIESLLHQGSLLLIDCQCTNELGTASNDELKFHLQRWSNKQSATKFTNDKSHTNNLSNTDTSGDRIKKIYDQIPSPDLSKYMVNEKNYQFIKQSKASISSTTDKLSTLANDSEHQDMIKIDGIKSTLYPFQVKSVGLMLERECIKRRTIMPNFIKLESPLSSNFYFDLFTKRIYLHADVMSLPLGGILGENMGLGKTLMCLSLINLTKYEITKIPSDNFLLYNEIEIHDEIKTLTEICREKIIHSSIPWKLYNLPTSVTANLAKHPGYFCIDLNDHEKNKRSHKSGFLINRNGVDTCKRASRTTGTKSTSYLKLYMSSTTLIIVPDNLFIQWVDEIAHHVEPNFLKILCAANYIKSDQIKDQFLPNPKFVNTIPESPVELIEYDVILISQSCLNKSFANKNRNSQKNGNSQVPSLRQVYWKRLIIDEGHIVQSKTSNAAQICRLLFSERRWAVSGTPTSGLTKIYMEEGEEDTGEKRNSHQAQNNIHVLENQFFAKTELQRLGVLISNFLKLEPYYTQPKLWTQDIINPLINSRYGSELIFSNIINSIIIRHQPNQTNIKLPNFHHEKVILEPCFQDSLSFNLLAAVLAVNAVTSERTGIDYMFHQSNRQQLRRLLSNIQRATFYWTGFQQQDVETLVSICDEALSKSGKYNESDVELLRRSKNIALIALNNQRWTIAQSIHELGYYISKDETNQYVSSVWGISAYTPDVSVFAAPQLLRLQMFWKENWVSSFDNEQTFRDKFENTAKTFWDQYLHQEFKKNDRHVAMDKLIKKNSGAELYTLDNISKSFNDVTPPKRTIDKEAQAQSPPPKKKRKVTFTDAVIEEDERKQKEPPQSKDAYDNVSKDNKTIEKSDRSIPPFDMTGLFKNMNILGTSSAKLTYLATSLLENQRNRIKSIVFFEFEDSAYYLIELLEILKIRHIIYANFITPIKRAQNLYDFSNYDVDKEENNGGICLVMNIAHSSHGLNIIAATHIYFINPVKQESIEAQAIKRAHRIGQTKEVTVKTLYLKGVDELKILSRNEKLKNAKNDKESFDAKEKEDNDNLLEFLDFDNSEHEYAAFPHPISIFS, encoded by the coding sequence ATGCTGTTAAATAAGaatatcaaacaaaaagttgttGCAATTACTAAcgatttggaaaaattgatacCTATTGGAACActaaatttctttaatctCCCGTTAGATATCACCGATTTACAAGGAGTCAAGCCCAGTTATATCACCCCAAAACTTGACAATGACCTACAACAATGGAGCTGGTTAGATATCGActatataatatatttattatcaatcaaCCACAAGAGTATAAATCCTATATTATTCACATTAAAGTACTTGCTAGAAAAAAGTTATATTCAAGCTATTTACAAAGTTGTTAAGGTGACTCGACTGTATAATAGGAGTGATGGCACTAAACTGATCGATTATTTGTTCTCAATGTGTCGGATCAGATTGTATTCTATACCCGCTGACGTCGAAGGGGCAAGACACATTCGTGAATACCGACAATTACAATCAAAATCTTTAAAATTGGATAGGCAATATGCTTCTCATTTTGAACAGTTACTTAAATACCTTGATTTTTCACATTCAAATTGGTTTATTGGGAAACAACTATCAATTGAACTGTTGCTACATCAAGGCTCTTTGctattaattgattgtcAATGTACAAATGAGTTGGGAACAGCttcaaatgatgaattaaaatttcatcTACAAAGATGGAGCAATAAACAATCTGCTACAAAATTTACTAATGACAAAAGTCACACCAATAACTTATCAAATACAGATACTTCTGGGGATAGaatcaagaaaatataTGATCAAATCCCCTCTCCCGACTTGTCTAAATATATggttaatgaaaaaaattaccaattcataaaacaatcaaaagcTAGCATACTGTCAACGACAGATAAATTGTCAACATTAGCCAATGATTCAGAACACCAGGACATGATAAAGATAGACGGAATAAAGTCGACACTTTATCCATTCCAAGTAAAGTCAGTTGGACTAATGCTAGAGAGAGAATGTATAAAGAGAAGAACTATAATGccaaatttcatcaaactTGAATCACCTTTATCTAGCaacttttattttgatttatttaccaaaagaatttatttaCATGCTGATGTTATGTCACTACCACTTGGTGGAATTTTAGGAGAAAATATGGGATTAGGTAAAACTTTAATGTGTTTGagtttaatcaatttaacaaaatatgaaataacaaaaattcctagtgataattttttattatataatgaaattgaaatccaCGATGAAATCAAGACTTTGACTGAGATATGCagagaaaaaataatccaTTCTTCTATACCTTGGAAGTTATACAACCTTCCCACATCAGTAACAGCAAATCTAGCTAAACACCCAGGGTATTTTTGCATCGATTTGAATGATCATgaaaagaacaaaagaagTCATAAGAGTGGGTTCCTCATCAATAGAAATGGAGTTGATACATGTAAACGTGCCTCTAGGACTACTGGTACCAAGTCAACGAGTTATTTGAAGCTTTATATGAGTAGCACTACTTTGATAATTGTGCCtgataatttgtttattcaaTGGGTTGATGAAATAGCACATCATGTTGAACCCAATTTTCTTAAGATTTTGTGTGCTGCAAACTATATCAAAAGCGACCAGATAAAGGATCAATTTTTACCCAACCCCAAATTTGTTAATACCATTCCTGAAAGCCCAGTTGAACTTATTGAATACGACGtgattttaatttcacAATCTTGTTTGAATAAGTCCTTtgcaaataaaaatagGAATAGCCAAAAGAATGGTAACAGCCAAGTACCATCGCTTAGACAAGTATATTGGAAAAGATTAATCATTGATGAAGGTCATATTGTTCAATCAAAAACTTCTAATGCGGCTCAAATATGTCGATTGCTATTTTCAGAAAGAAGATGGGCAGTATCAGGAACCCCAACTTCTGGGTTGACCAAAATTTATATGgaagaaggagaagaagaCACCGGtgagaaaagaaacagtCACCAAGCtcaaaataatatacaTGTACTAgaaaaccaattttttgcCAAAACAGAATTACAGAGATTAGGGGTTTTAATTAGTAATTTTCTTAAATTGGAGCCTTATTATACACAACCCAAATTATGGACCCaagatattattaatcCCTTGATCAACTCAAGATATGGGTCGgaattaatattttcaaatataatcaactcaataataattcGCCATCAACCAAATCAAACTAATATTAAACTACCTAATTTCCATCATGAAAAAGTTATATTAGAGCCATGTTTCCAGGATTCTTTATCATTTAACCTATTAGCTGCTGTATTAGCAGTGAATGCAGTAACATCGGAAAGAACAGGAATTGACTACATGTTTCATCAATCCAATCGACAACAATTGAGAAGATTATTGAGTAACATCCAAAGAGCTACATTTTATTGGACTGGGTTCCAACAGCAGGATGTTGAAACACTTGTTAGCATATGTGATGAGGCATTACTGAAATCAGGAAAGTATAATGAATCAGACGTTGAATTGTTGCGCCGATCGAAAAATATTGCCTTGATTGCATTGAATAATCAACGCTGGACTATAGCACAACTGATTCATGAATTAGGTTACTACATTTCCAAGGATGAAACTAACCAATATGTTAGTTCTGTATGGGGAATAAGTGCTTATACACCAGATGTGAGTGTCTTTGCCGCTCCCCAACTACTACGCTTACAAATGTTttggaaagaaaattgGGTTTCAAGTTTTGACAATGAACAGACATTTCGTGATAAGTTTGAAAACACCGCTAAAACATTTTGGGACCAATATTTACACcaagaattcaaaaagaatgaTAGACATGTGGCCATggataaattaataaagaaaaatagtGGTGCAGAACTTTATACTTTGGATAATATATCCAAAAGTTTTAATGACGTGAcaccaccaaaaagaaCTATTGATAAGGAGGCACAGGCACAGTCACCACCAcccaagaagaaaagaaaagttaCTTTTACTGATGCTGTtatagaagaagatgaaagAAAACAGAAGGAACCTCCACAAAGTAAAGACGCTTATGACAATGTAAGTAAGGATAACAAAACTATTGAGAAATCAGATCGTTCCATTCCACCTTTTGATATGACTGGATTATTCAAGAATATGAATATTTTAGGTACATCCTCAGCAAAATTGACATATTTAGCCACAAGTTTATTGGAAAACCaaagaaatagaataaaatcaatagtATTCTTTGAGTTTGAAGATAGTGCATATTActtgattgaattattggaaattttgaaaattcgTCATATAATCTATGCAAATTTCATAACACCAATTAAAAGAGCTCAGAATTTATAcgatttttcaaattatgaTGTTGATAAAGAAGAGAATAATGGTGGTATTTGTTTGGTTATGAATATTGCTCATTCTTCACATGGTTTAAACATTATTGCAGCCACCCACATATATTTTATCAACCCTGTTAAACAAGAATCAATCGAAGCTCAAGCAATAAAACGGGCTCATAGAATTGGCCAAACAAAAGAAGTAACGGTAAAGACGTTATATTTGAAAGgagttgatgaattgaaaatccTATCGAGGAATGAAAAACTTAAAAATGCCAAAAACGATAAAGAGAGTTTTGATGCAAAGGAGAAAGAAGATAATGACAATTTGCTTGAATTTTTGGACTTTGATAACTCGGAACATGAATATGCTGCTTTTCCCCATCCCATATCTATTTTTTCATAA
- a CDS encoding uncharacterized protein (Ortholog of Dig2, a MAP kinase-responsive inhibitor of Ste12; regulates mating-specific genes and invasive growth in S. cerevisiae; induced by alpha pheromone in SpiderM medium), with translation MSSKVEIQTNPATATPSLSPPSSSASTSVPPSSNKSTTTTKNNDNDNNKTSAQQDEVPMKRKNSATSNGSSASTTPPKRHRPMSLNLGVPDNADVALRIVSPGLPPLINESMKTTVQLSKQIQQQQKNLIAARHGKDPEDEEHSQPQAQTQAQAQQPTSIAIPASGIPIRQTVQLPPLNQRPAPKSPVYASDDSDLNRLSNVKKLKRSNVPPPLSIGDSSGSGTGNNSNNTNLRPSIHSAPIRSRAPTRPTPRAIPPTRIVPQIAIPPQPQYYYVSTPYQQYYPAQIVGATPTQPVFQPLPRSQLRQVNPRVRMIPLSSTTTHFGRRTLQQGPSQLPPGAILQQQQQQQSLPLQQQPQQQPQSQQAISLQSTAPKPKPNAVTDVFRGDFHKAAPLHSQPLSAQREYFENSVHDEPPQKSQVISIAESQEISGSITINGSNVFNFKIFNKNEEEKSNDNEGTSKDNTSGKKQEGTLEKEEEPTDEEGKGESNVTEEKTHKSTKSEDLEEDNKKKFLKICETCWDQVFNKRDD, from the coding sequence ATGTCCAGCAAAGTTGAAATTCAAACCAACCCGGCTACTGCAACACCATCTTTGTCACCACCATCTTCATCAGCATCAACATCAGTACCGCCATCGTCTAACAAATCCACTACCACCACGAAGAACAACgacaacgacaacaacaaaacatcAGCACAGCAAGATGAAGTACCTATGAAACGTAAAAATTCAGCAACTTCAAATGGATCCTCTGCATCTACAACACCTCCAAAACGTCATAGACCCATGTCATTAAATCTTGGTGTTCCTGATAATGCTGATGTCGCTCTTAGAATTGTTAGTCCTGGGTTACCACCcttaattaatgaatcaatGAAGACAACGGTTCAGCTTCTGAAACagattcaacaacaacaaaaaaatctaatCGCAGCTAGACATGGCAAGGATCCAGAGGATGAGGAGCATTCTCAACCACAAGCTCAAACTCAAGCACAGGCGCAACAACCAACATCAATAGCTATTCCTGCTTCTGGTATTCCTATACGGCAAACAGTTCAATTGCCTCCTCTTAATCAAAGACCAGCTCCTAAATCCCCAGTCTATGCATCTGATGATTCTGATCTTAATCGTTTATCAAAtgttaaaaaattgaaaagacTGAATGTCCCCCCACCATTGAGTATTGGTGACAGTTCAGGCAGTGGTACTGGTAATAATAGCAATAATACTAATTTGCGTCCATCAATTCATTCTGCGCCAATAAGATCAAGAGCACCAACAAGACCAACTCCAAGAGCTATTCCTCCAACAAGAATAGTGCCACAAATCGCCATACCTCCTCAACCCCAATACTATTATGTTTCAACTccatatcaacaatattatcCTGCACAAATTGTCGGGGCAACACCAACACAGCCAGTTTTCCAACCTTTACCTAGAAGTCAATTGCGTCAAGTTAATCCAAGAGTAAGAATGATTCCATTGAGTTCCACCACAACACATTTTGGAAGAAGAACTTTGCAACAAGGACCATCACAATTACCACCAGGTGCCatattacaacaacaacaacaacagcagaGTTTACctctacaacaacaacctcaacaacaaccacaatcACAACAAGCGATATCTTTACAATCAACAGCACCAAAACCCAAACCAAATGCAGTTACTGATGTATTTCGCGGTGATTTCCATAAAGCTGCTCCATTGCATAGTCAGCCATTATCTGCTCAACgagaatattttgaaaattcagTACATGACGAACCTCCTCAAAAATCTCAAGTTATAAGCATTGCTGAATCACAAGAAATATCTGGAAGTATTACCATTAATGGATcaaatgttttcaattttaaaattttcaacaagaatgaggaagaaaaaagtaatgataatgaaggGACTTCGAAAGATAACACAAGCGGGAAGAAACAAGAAGGAACTCTAGAAAAGGAGGAAGAACCAACAGATGAAGAAGGGAAAGGAGAGTCAAATGTTACAGAAGAAAAGACTCATAAATCTACTAAACTGGAAGATCTCGAAGaagataataaaaagaaattcttgaaaataTGTGAAACTTGCTGGGATCAAGTGTTTAATAAACGAGATGATTAA